The following are encoded together in the Humulus lupulus chromosome 5, drHumLupu1.1, whole genome shotgun sequence genome:
- the LOC133779951 gene encoding subtilisin-like protease SBT3.7, producing SGIWPESQSFNDNGLGPVPSRWKGCESGKNFDPAKHCNRKIIGARWFINGFLAGYGLPLNSSGLIEYFSPRDANGHGTQTASTAAGSFVGNVSYKGLANGTARGGAPNARVAVYKVCWNVPGTGCSSADILKAFDKAIHDGVDILSLLIGSWIPIYSSVDERDGISIGSFHAVAKGIIVVCAAGNSGPSALTVNNIAPWILSVAANSIDRAFLTRITLGNNQSFMGETLLTRTEIGMTGLVSRV from the exons TCAGGAATATGGCCCGAATCTCAATCATTCAACGACAATGGGCTCGGCCCAGTACCGTCTCGCTGGAAAGGATGCGAATCTGGCAAAAACTTCGACCCGGCAAAGCATTGTAACAGAAAAATCATCGGAGCACGCTGGTTCATTAATGGGTTCTTGGCCGGGTACGGCCTGCCCCTTAACTCTTCAGGACTAATCGAATACTTCTCCCCGAGAGACGCAAATGGCCATGGCACGCAGACGGCCAGCACCGCCGCTGGTTCGTTTGTGGGCAATGTCAGCTACAAAGGCCTCGCCAACGGCACGGCACGCGGCGGTGCTCCGAATGCACGCGTGGCGGTGTACAAGGTCTGCTGGAATGTTCCCGGCACGGGGTGTTCGTCGGCGGATATACTTAAGGCGTTTGATAAAGCCATACACGACGGAGTTGATATATTGTCGCTTTTGATAGGGAGTTGGATTCCCATATATTCTAGTGTCGATGAACGAGACGGTATCTCAATTGGGTCGTTTCATGCTGTGGCCAAAGGGATTATTGTTGTTTGTGCTGCTGGAAATAGTGGACCTTCAGCTTTGACTGTCAATAACATTGCTCCTTGGATATTGTCTGTTGCGGCTAACTCCATAGACCGAGCTTTTCTTACTCGTATCACTCTTGGAAACAATCAATCTTTCATG GGGGAAACGTTGCTTACTAGAACTGAGATTGGTATGACAGGCTTGGTATCCAGAGTCTAA